The sequence AAGGGAAACAAGTAGCATCATGATGATCATCAGTGAGCTTACAGTGTAGCCGCAGATGCGGAGCACAttgcatggcatggcatggcatggcacgGCACGGCGAGTATACAATCCAGGCAAAGCAGGCTAAGGAAACGAGCTGCCTGGCTAGGCGTAGCAGAGGAGCATGTAGTAGCCAGCACACTTTTCTTGTCGATGTGCTGCGGATGCAAAGGGCTTAGTCGGCGCAACTTTCAACTCATGGTTAAAAAGTGGACAGGTTCTTCGAGTTgggaccgggggggggggggggggggggggggaatcgaAAGTGAAAGGAATTGAAGAACTAGAGTGATCCAGCAGTGGAGGGATGCATGTCAGTGTCAGTTTGGGTGTGGCCTTGTTGCGTGAAAGGGGAACTGCCCGAAAATcggtatatatatgtatatatacatagtCAATGAATTATGGAAGTTGTACTAATAGGTCTATAATGTTGTAACTGCAGAAAAATTACTATTGAAAATCAACGTAAGTAACCCCCCACCCTTTAAATTGTCATCAATTTTACACGGTTTCCTGATGATTTACCTGATACAAAAATCACACCAGTTGCATAATACTTTTTCCATTGTCAGATATATTATATTTTGTTCAaaacaaattattttttttcaaatgtcTGATGTTTAATATATTACGGAGTCCTTCTATTTtgtaataaaatattttttgccCATGGCACGTAAGATAACCTCTACTCTACGTATACAAACTTTCCAGGTTGCCACTTGCCGCTAGAAAATTCCCATAACCGGGCCGCCGGGGCATTCTCTTTTGGTGGGCTTCGTTACATGAAAACATTGGGGGGGAAAAACTTATCGAAGATTCCCTCAGGTTGTCACCACAGAACAGAACCTCCTGCAAATGATAGCTCGGCTGCTTTCACACACGTCCCAGTCGGTGAACTTGTTCCCCTCGAGCATCCGCCATTTTCCTTGCTCCAAAGGGCAACCACACAAATAAGCACGGCAACGACGGAACGGAGGAAGGCGGCAGAGGCAACTCGGCCGGCTAGCTCATCGGCTCCCATCCCATCCCACCCCGGCAACGCCCTCACCCACGTAAAGAAAAGAATTATCGCCCAATTAGCTTAACCCAACCCCTCACCTACCTCCTCCCAACCTAGCTGAATTTCCGCAAGCCTTCCTCTGCACTTTGCCCGGCCGCTTGCCTATAAGTAGCCGGCACCCTCCTGCCAtcctccctcccccttccctcGTCTGCCCACTCGACCACGCCCAGCTTCGTTCTTCCCGCAGCAATGGCAGCTGCATTGCTGTCGAAATCGCCGAGGCTTGTGGTCTGCGCCGTCCTCTGCATCTTTCTATTTTCAGGTACTGTGTGTGCATGTTCTGCTGCGTTATGAATCCCGTCGCGATTCCGATTCTGGAGTAACTGCGGTCGTGAACCGAACAGCATTGTCTGCCTAGTGCTGACAGTACAGATTCTTATATAGAATAGAAAGAGAGATGGAGCGAGGCTTAATTTGGTAGTATGGTCTATTGGAATGCGTGCAGAGGTCGGCgtgccgcggcgggcggcggcgctgggcatcAACTACGGGCAGGTGGGGAACAacctgccgtcgccgccgcaggtgGTGCAGCTGCTGTCGTCGCTGCGGATCGGCAAGGTGCGCATCTACGACGTGAACCCGCAGGTGCTGTCGGCGTTCGCGGGCACGGGCATCGAGCTCATCGTCACGGTCCCCGACGACCTGGTCCTGGGCATGGCCGCCAGCGCGTCCCAGGCGCTGCagtggctcgccgccggcgtgcgcccCTACTTCCCGGCGACGCGCGTGACGGGCATCGCCGTGGGCAACGAGGTGTTCACGGGCGGCGACGAGCAGCTCAAGGCCAGCCTCGTGCCCGCCATGCGCAACCTGCACGCGGCGCTCGCGCAGCTGGGCATGGACGCGTACGTGCGCGTGTCCACCGCCAACTCCCTCGCCGTGCTCGCCACCTCGTACCCGCCGTCGCAGGGTGTCTTCACGCAGGACGCCGCCCCCTACATGGCGCAGCTGCTGCGCTTCCTCGCCGACACCAGCGCGCCCTTCTGGATCAATGCTTACCCCTACTTTGCCTACAAGGATGACCCCACAAAGTAAGAGGCAGATTGTTTGGACTTCGAATTCCATTGATACATTGCACATTATTTGACATGCATGTATGTTCCTGCTGCAGGGTGTCCCTGGACTACGCGCTGTCCGACCCTAGCCACGTCGGCGCCGTGGACCCCGACACGCGCCTGCAGTACACGAGCATGCTGTACGCGCAGGTGGACGCGGTGAccttcgcggcggcgcggctgggctACGGCAACGTGCCCGTGCACGTCTCGGAGACCGGGTGGCCGTCCAAGGGCGACGCCAACGAGGTCGGCGCCACCGTCGAGAACGCCCGCCAGTACAACCGCAACCTGCTCATGCGCCAAATCAGCGGCGAGGGCACGCCGCTGCGGCCCAAG comes from Panicum virgatum strain AP13 chromosome 4K, P.virgatum_v5, whole genome shotgun sequence and encodes:
- the LOC120704747 gene encoding glucan endo-1,3-beta-glucosidase 14-like — translated: MAAALLSKSPRLVVCAVLCIFLFSEVGVPRRAAALGINYGQVGNNLPSPPQVVQLLSSLRIGKVRIYDVNPQVLSAFAGTGIELIVTVPDDLVLGMAASASQALQWLAAGVRPYFPATRVTGIAVGNEVFTGGDEQLKASLVPAMRNLHAALAQLGMDAYVRVSTANSLAVLATSYPPSQGVFTQDAAPYMAQLLRFLADTSAPFWINAYPYFAYKDDPTKVSLDYALSDPSHVGAVDPDTRLQYTSMLYAQVDAVTFAAARLGYGNVPVHVSETGWPSKGDANEVGATVENARQYNRNLLMRQISGEGTPLRPKLRLEVYLFALFNEDMKPGPTSERNYGLYQPDMSMVYNVGLNQQATTSAASLSSLATSPASRTDVRKDFAGLCLVTSLAILLITQSLLL